ATTGAACTTCACTATCAAAGATATAATATCGATCGCCCTGATTTTTTTGCAGTTTTTGGTGAATTAGCGGACATCGGCATTGGTCAAATCCATCTTTTAGTTGATCTCAATGGTCGAATGACAGCTGATTTCAAAGAAGGTGAAACCACCAGCACTGATTTTAAAGTAGAAAATCTAATAAAAGGTGACCCTATGGCTGAAGGGATTAGATTTCTAATCGAGAAGAAGGGTTATAAATTCGCAACACTAAGTGATATCGAAAATGGAAAAGTTAAAAATGGTAAATATATCTATAGCCCACTTTACAAAAGCGAAACTCCCCTAATGAGATGATTGATATCATGCACTTAAAAACCATGCAGGCCGTAGGTAAGATTCAAGATAAAATCGTACAAATTTATGCATCACATGGCTCAAACAACAACACTAGAGCGGCTAGAATAAATTGGCGCATTATCGACAACGACCCCCTTGTAGCAGCACATCGACTCCTTTTATCAACAGATTATGAAGCTGCTTTTAGACGATCTGATGTGAAGGGTATTTTTGAAGTTCTTGATAGACCACCTATGACATTCGTATATCAAGACGGAACATCCCAAACTATCTATGCTAGTAATGGCCGTCATAATCCTCACGATGCAACCACTGTTGCTGACCTCATCGGTGCAACTAATAACGAAATTAAGTTTGATCATCTTACAATTGCCAACTTTGCCTTCACTAAGGGTGAGGTAACAAAACATCTTAAAGGATGGACAATTAAGAAAAAAGACAATACACGCGAAGTGCATAAAGGTTTATTAGAAATTCAACCTGAATTTCCGATTTTTCTATTTGTAGACGGAAAATTTGCTGGGCTCTACGGCTACGAAGAACCTGCCCTTTTTAAAGGTTTTGATGTACAAGCTCCCGATTTCAAAACACCTGATGGAAAATTAATCCGTGGAAAATACATGGAAGGTTTTTCAAAAGATCAGGTAAAAAGAGTTGAAGGATATGTATTTCAAAAACGTGATCCCCATGGAATTTCTGAAATTGACCCTAACGGCCCCCCCCACACAATACGTAATGCACGGTAAAATTGTAAAACGAGATGTTACTGACCCTAAACCAAAATTTGATGGTCCGAAAGAACAATCACAAATATCAGTAGATACACCAAATCTAAGCAATCATTATCAAAACTTAGAATTATTAACTGATTATACATTTCCACGTAATGCCCCAACAGCCGTGAGTATAGAAAAAAGTATTCAAGAAATTGCTCGTGCAGAAGGCACAGAATTAAGCTTAGGGGTATTACGCACATCAACTGCAAAATTATTTGGAAAATCTAAATTTGAACTTGAAATTAATGACATTGAGAAACTTAAAAATGCTTATGAACAAAAAGATTGGATAAGTGCTACTAAAATTTTAAACAAAATCAACGAGCAAGAAACTTCATTAGAAAAAGAAACAATTACTAAAACAGAGGGAATACGTCGTATTAAAGTACTGATGGCCGTTATTGATTGGTATACAAAACTACCGAGCTACCCAGGTGTTACTCGAGAATTATCTGTTGAACAAATTTCTGGTATCGCTACTACAATTTCAATTCACCAAAGTTCAGATATTTTACGTTCAAAATTTATGCTCATGCGTATTCTAAAAAGATCTGATTCAGAAATTCCATTTTCAAAATTAGAACATCAAGTCAATGAGGCTTGGAAACTTATGGGTCTTGAGGGCGAAATGCCATTCTACAAGCCTAACGATTCCACAGATCTTCCTACTATAGACAAAAAAGATAAAAAACCCAAAGCGCCAGTTAAATTAAAAACACCTAAAAAGCCAAAGAGCAGCACAAAAAAATGCACCGATAAACTTAGCGACCTTTCGAAGAAGAAAAAGAAAAGCGCTTAGATTTAGAGCCTGCGCGATCCAAAAGTGTTGCCACAATCATATCACTTGTAACATTAGTTGCGGCTCGAAGACGTCCTAAAAACCAATCTACAGGCAATAAAAGCGGCACAGTTGAAAGGGGTAAACCAACTGCACCAACAACGAGTGATAAGGTAATAAACCCAGCTTCTGGAATACCCGCAATCCCGGCGGCGGCTGCAATCGAAATCATGCTCATAGAAATTTGTTGGTTAAAATCCATTGAGACGCCATGAAGTTGGGCTATGAATATTACAGCCACAGCTTCATATAAAATAATTCCATCATTATTTAAATTTGTCCCGATACAAGCAGCAAGACGAGAAGATTGATCTGAAACTTTCATTTTTTCACTTAGAGTTTTTAAAGTTACCGGTAAAGTTGCAAGACTACTCCCTGTACCTAAAGCCGCTATTATAGGTTCACTCCCCTTTTTAAGGAATTTCATAGGCGATTCGTGCACAAAAAATACTAAAAGCATCGAATAGTACAAAAAAACATGAACCAAAAGACCGAGCACTACGAGACCAACAAAAACGCCAAGTGCATTAAAAACTTCAAAACCACTTAAACCAACTGTTTTTGCAATTACCGCAAATACAGCAAGGGGGATAATACGAATAACCCACCCTAAAATGGTCGTAATAAGCCGAAAACATGTTGAAATAAATTTTTGAAACACAACTACTTCATCGCTGTGCTGAGAATTTATCAATTTACGAAGTGCTGCTCCTAAAAACAGTGCTAATAAAATTACCGGAATTATATTATTAGAAACAAAAGGTTCAAAAAAACTCGTAGGTATAAAACCTTGCAATATAGACTGAAGATTTAATGTTGGTATTGCTCCCGCACTTTGAGCAACGGGCAAGGCAATACTTGCTTTTAATTTTTCTAAATCCACGTAATCTTTTATTGGAAATAAGTTTGAAATTGTCAGTGCAATGATTATTGCGACACAAGAATTAATCGTTGTGATAAATACAAGCTTAGCACCCTTACGTTTAGGTATCTGAGTTTTACAAAAAGCATCAATAATTGCAAAAAAGATCAAGGGTATTGAAAGCGCTTTTAATAATCGTATGATTACTAAGCCCACTTCACCTAAGGGCTCAGCATCTTTTCCTAATACTACGCCCACTATCGCGCCAAGAACTAGAGCTGAAACGAGCTGTAAGGCTAAAGAAAAACGCACCATTAAATGAGAATCTCTA
This genomic stretch from Oligoflexia bacterium harbors:
- a CDS encoding dicarboxylate/amino acid:cation symporter, with translation MVRFSLALQLVSALVLGAIVGVVLGKDAEPLGEVGLVIIRLLKALSIPLIFFAIIDAFCKTQIPKRKGAKLVFITTINSCVAIIIALTISNLFPIKDYVDLEKLKASIALPVAQSAGAIPTLNLQSILQGFIPTSFFEPFVSNNIIPVILLALFLGAALRKLINSQHSDEVVVFQKFISTCFRLITTILGWVIRIIPLAVFAVIAKTVGLSGFEVFNALGVFVGLVVLGLLVHVFLYYSMLLVFFVHESPMKFLKKGSEPIIAALGTGSSLATLPVTLKTLSEKMKVSDQSSRLAACIGTNLNNDGIILYEAVAVIFIAQLHGVSMDFNQQISMSMISIAAAAGIAGIPEAGFITLSLVVGAVGLPLSTVPLLLPVDWFLGRLRAATNVTSDMIVATLLDRAGSKSKRFSFSSSKGR